The sequence below is a genomic window from Candidatus Eisenbacteria bacterium.
GCTCGGGGCGGGTGAGCATCGCGTGATCTTCGGCAAAGAGTCGTGGGACTGGGAGCGTGCGAACGCCCAGCCGGCGTTCGGCTTCTCACTCGGCAACAACGGGGATCGCGTCACGCTGTGGCAGGTGGTCGGTGTCGACACCTCGCGCGTCGACGGCTACACGTTCACTTCGCACCAGGCCGCGGCCGATCGCTCGGTCGGGCGCAGCCCCGGAACCGACTTCTGGATGCTGTTCGACGCACTCAATCCCTACTCCGGCAGTCTGCAGCCGCCCGGCACCGGATGCGCGCCGACGCCCGGTGCGCCGAACGACTGCGGCATGACGCCGTCGCGCTCCGCGACCTGGGGCGAACTCAAGTCGCGCTATCGGTGAAGTCGGCGCGTCACCGCTTCGCTCGCGGTGGGCCGGGGTGCTGCAGGCCCCGGCCCGCACGGTCGAATGCGCTCGGCGCCATTGCCTCGTCCGGTGGGGCATTGTAGGTTTCCGCGGCTGCAATCCACCGCATCCGCCCGAGGAGGCTTCGTGTCCCCGATCACGCTCTCGTCCGCCGAGCTCGAGGCCGCGCATCGCGCCGGACGGCTCGAGTGGCCGGCCGACAGACTCGCGGCCAAGGCGCTCGAAATCCGCCGCGACATCATCACGTTGCTCGCCAAGTCGCAGACCGGTCACACCGGCGGCCCGCTCTCCTGCACCGACTTCGCGACCGCACTGTTCTTCAACGAACTGAACATCGATCCGAAGAATCCGAAGTGGGCCGACCGCGACTTCTGGCACTTCTCGATCGGGCACGTGACGCCGGTCATCTACTCGCAGATGGCGGAACGCGGCTACTTCCCGCTGCGCGACCTCATGAAGTTCCGCGCCTTCGACGGCCACTGCCAGGGACACCCCTCGGCGCATGACACGCCCGGCATCGAAGTGTCGGCCGGCTCGCTCGGCCAGGGACTCTCGATCTGCTGCGGTGTGGCGAAGGGCGCCAAGATGGATGGCCATCCGCGGCGCGTGTACTGCGTGATGGGAGATGGCGAGCAGCAGGAAGGGCAGATCTGGGAGTCCGCGATGTTCGCCGCGCACTACAAGCTCGACAACCTGTGCGGCATCATCGACTACAACCGTAAGCAGATCGACGGCGACGTCCAGGACATCATGGGGATCGCGCCGCTCGACGAGAAGTGGCGATCGTTCGGCTGGAACGTGATCCCGTGCAAGGGGCACGACATGGCGGACGTGCTCGCGGCGTTCGCGAAAGCGCGCGCGCATCGTGGCTCGCCGAGTCTGGTGCTCGCGCACACCGTGATGGGAGAGGGCGTCTCGTTCATGGCGGACGACTACAAGTGGCACGGCAAGCCGCCCAAGATGGATCAGGCCGAGCTGGCGCTGAAGGAGCTCGGCACGAGCTACGCGGAATGGTCCGAGCGCCTGCTCGCCCACTGACTTTTCACCCGCCGGGGAATTCGCTCCCATGACCCATTCGATCACGCTGCCCGAGAAGGTCGAGATGAAGAAGACGCGCGAAGGCTTCGGCCGCGCGCTGGTGGATCTGGGCGAGCAGGATCCACGCATCGTGGTGATGGTCGGCGACCTGTCGGAATCCACCATGGTGCACTTCTTCGCGGAGCGATTTCCCGAGCGCTTCATCCAGGTCGGGATCGCCGAGCAGAACATGATGTGCGT
It includes:
- a CDS encoding lamin tail domain-containing protein, which codes for MRLASALLLATIVFGSHLPVAARSACAESPLRLSEICAGPTRDWNLDGLTSSRDDEWIEVVNTGATPVALDGHLIMDGDSLVRIALTGTLGAGEHRVIFGKESWDWERANAQPAFGFSLGNNGDRVTLWQVVGVDTSRVDGYTFTSHQAAADRSVGRSPGTDFWMLFDALNPYSGSLQPPGTGCAPTPGAPNDCGMTPSRSATWGELKSRYR
- a CDS encoding transketolase yields the protein MRSAPLPRPVGHCRFPRLQSTASARGGFVSPITLSSAELEAAHRAGRLEWPADRLAAKALEIRRDIITLLAKSQTGHTGGPLSCTDFATALFFNELNIDPKNPKWADRDFWHFSIGHVTPVIYSQMAERGYFPLRDLMKFRAFDGHCQGHPSAHDTPGIEVSAGSLGQGLSICCGVAKGAKMDGHPRRVYCVMGDGEQQEGQIWESAMFAAHYKLDNLCGIIDYNRKQIDGDVQDIMGIAPLDEKWRSFGWNVIPCKGHDMADVLAAFAKARAHRGSPSLVLAHTVMGEGVSFMADDYKWHGKPPKMDQAELALKELGTSYAEWSERLLAH